In Astatotilapia calliptera chromosome 16, fAstCal1.2, whole genome shotgun sequence, one genomic interval encodes:
- the cryba2b gene encoding beta-crystallin A2b — protein MNTQQMEQMGQFKITVWEEENFQGKRCEFMLECQNIMERGFNKIRSIKVENGPWVGYEYPEFQGQQFILEKGDYPRYEAWSGNSSYRTEHLLSFRPIKCANHSDSKVTMYECEDFQGRKFELCDDYPSLQAMGWCSKEVPSIKVNSGAWVAYQFPGYRGYQYILERDRHQGEYRNYNEYSTQAHTNQVQSIRRIQH, from the exons ATGAACACTCAACAGATGGAGCAGATGGGCCAGTTTAAGATCACAGTCTGGGAGGAAGAGAACTTCCAGGGAAAGCGCTGTGAGTTCATGCTGGAGTGCCAGAACATCATGGAGAGGGGCTTCAACAAGATCCGCTCCATCAAGGTGGAGAATGGACC CTGGGTGGGTTATGAGTACCCTGAGTTCCAGGGACAGCAGTTCATCCTGGAGAAGGGAGACTATCCTCGCTACGAGGCCTGGAGCGGAAATAGCAGCTACAGAACCGAGCACCTGCTTTCCTTCAGACCCATCAAGTGTGCT AACCACAGTGACAGCAAGGTGACCATGTACGAGTGTGAAGACTTCCAGGGCCGTAAGTTTGAGCTGTGCGATGACTACCCATCCCTACAGGCCATGGGCTGGTGCAGCAAGGAGGTGCCCTCTATCAAAGTCAACTCAGGAGC CTGGGTTGCCTACCAGTTCCCTGGTTACCGTGGCTACCAGTACATCCTGGAGAGAGATAGACACCAAGGCGAGTACAGAAACTACAATGAGTACAGCACCCAGGCTCACACCAACCAGGTGCAGTCCATTCGTAGGATCCAGCACTAA
- the fev gene encoding protein FEV → MRQDCGGNLMFNMYLSDPTESLLKESKGTSWAPINTGVQKGSGQIQLWQFLLELLSDSTNMSCIAWEGTNGEFKLIDPDEVARRWGERKSKPNMNYDKLSRALRYYYDKNIMTKVHGKRYAYKFDFHGLAQVCQPSTTEQAIYKFQGNFSPIPFSGISKLNLVAPGVGPSGFSYWAGSTPAALYHSHNLQPPGPFGTVSPSHIGCVNNISSLSTINNHYN, encoded by the exons ATGAGACAGGACTGCGGAGGAAACCTCATGTTCAACATGTATCTCTCAG atCCAACAGAAAGTCTGTTGAAAGAAAGCAAAGGAACCTCCTGGGCTCCGATAAATACAGGAGTTCAAAAAG GGAGTGGGCAGATTCAGCTCTGGCAGTTCCTGCTGGAGCTCCTCTCTGACAGCACCAACATGTCATGCATCGCGTGGGAGGGCACCAACGGAGAGTTCAAGCTCATCGACCCTGATGAGGTGGCCCGGCGCTGGGGGGAGCGCAAAAGCAAACCCAACATGAACTACGACAAGCTGAGCCGGGCGCTGCGCTACTACTACGACAAAAACATCATGACCAAAGTCCACGGCAAAAGATACGCCTACAAGTTTGATTTCCACGGCTTGGCGCAGGTGTGCCAGCCGTCCACCACCGAGCAGGCCATCTACAAATTTCAGGGCAACTTCTCCCCGATCCCCTTCTCCGGGATTTCCAAACTGAACCTCGTGGCTCCTGGCGTGGGGCCTTCGGGGTTCTCCTACTGGGCTGGCTCCACACCAGCGGCTCTGTACCACAGCCACAACCTCCAGCCTCCGGGGCCGTTTGGCACCGTGTCCCCGTCCCACATCGGCTGCGTCAACAACATCAGCAGTCTGAGCACCATCAACAACCACTACAACTGA